The genomic region ACACAATGATCACTAATGAGGATAGGTTGCTGAAGCGCATCACACGCAAGCTCACTAATGGCAATATCATACTGATGCACGACCGCTTAGAGCAGAGTTTGCACGTTTTGGAACGCTTATTGCAGTACCTCTCACAAAATCAGTATACAACAACAAACAAGATCGTATGAAACACCTTATTTTAATATGTACACTGCTCATTAGCAGTATAGTAGCATCACAGACACTTTCAAGTGCAGAGGCTTCAGAGTTTAAAAAGAAAGTAGTTGCTAAAAATAAAAGTATACAGACAATGCAGGCTACTTTCCAGCAAAAGAAGCACTTAGACTTTATGAGCAAGGATATTGAGACCTTTGGGGAGATGGCTTTCTCTAAGCCTGATCGCCTCAATTGGCAGTACAATAAGCCTTACAAATACCGTGTGGTTTTCAATAAAGATCATATCACCATCAACGATGAGGGCAACGTCTCACAATTGAAGGCAGATAACAAAGTCTTTAAGAGGATTAACAATCTTATTGTCAGTTCAGTAAGTGGTGATATATTCAGTGGAAAAGAGTTTGCTATAACACTTTCAAAAGCAGGAAATAAAGTCCTTGCAAGGCTTATTCCTAAGGATAAAACACTATTGAAATATATGAGTGAGATACATCTTTACCTTGCTTCAGACTATACGGTTGATACTGTAAAACTCATTGAGCCTTCAAAAGACTACACTGAGATTATTTTTACAAACAAGAAGCTCAATACACCGATAAATGACAACATTTTTAAGATGTAAAGCAATGAAGAAAATCCTTCTATATACTACATTTATGTTGCTCGTAAGCTGTGGTACGATTTATGAGCTTCCTCAGACTTATACCCTTGTAAGCGAAAATATTCAAACTGTTGATAATCCACAGTTTAGAGTAGGGGAGGAGTACCTCTACCGCGCTTCTATAAAAGCCTACGGACACCAATTCGGGGGCTTATTAGTAATAAAAATCGCAGGGGAGCACAGCTGGCGCACCGCCCTCACTACCGATTTTGGCAATACATTGCTCGACCTCTCTTTAGAGGATAACAAACGAAAAATCAACTCTATACAAGAAGCACTCAATCATAAGATTGTGGTCAAGACACTCTTTAATGACTTTGAAAGTCTACTTACTCCTTCTTTTACGGTATTGAAGGCTTACAACAATGAAGGGGTACAGGCGTGGCAATGCAATGACGGCAAAAATGTTGTCTACATTTTTAAAGATGACAACAAAAACACCTTCACACAGCTCAATCTCCATAGAGAGAAACCCTATACTACCTTCATTTACAGTCCTTTTGATGGTGACGCAAAGCATAAAACTATAACTGTAGATCACCACACATTGGACATTCAAATTACACTTAACCCCTTACAATAATGAATATGTTAGACGATTTTTACACACTTAATAGTTTACAACCAACCACTGAGAATGACTACATCTGTGAGCTCACACTCAATGCTGCACACCCTATTTTTAAAGGACATTTTCCTGACAAACCCATCACTCCAGGGGTGTGTATGTTACAGATTATTAAGAACATAGTTGAAAGTATTACCGCTCACAAACTCTTTCTTTACAAAACCGTTAATGTGAAGTTTATGGCACTAATCAACCCTTACGAGAACCCAGAGTTGACCCTCACACTGAGCATTTTGCCTTACGCCGATGGCTATCAGGTGAAAAGTACAACTTCCTTTGGTGATACAGTGGCATTGAAGCTCACTAATTACTATAATAAGGTATAATCGCTTGTGATACAAGTCAATAAATAAAAAAAACGCTTATTACTTGTGATTTCCAACAAAATTACCTACCTTTGCCCCGAAATAATAACAGCCTCATACCCAACGGAAAAGGGATGAGCCAAAACTACAAAAAATGTATCCATTAAAGTTTCAACCTATTTTAAAAGAGCGTATTTGGGGCGGTACCAAGCTCAAAACACTGTTTAACAAACCTATTACAACTGATATTACTGGTGAAAGTTGGGAAGTTTCTGCTGTAAAAGGCGACATTTCTGTTGTCGCTAACGGCAAATTTACAGGGCAATCTCTCCAAGAATTGATCGAGCAATACCCTAATGAACTCCTCGGAAAGCACGTCCACAAGGCTTTTGGAACTGACTTTCCCATTTTGATTAAGTTTATTGACGCACGTGAGGATTTATCCATTCAGGTGCACCCTAATGATGAGCTTGCTAAAAAACGACATAACTCATTTGGGAAGACTGAAATGTGGTATGTACTACAAGCAGATCCTGATGCACACCTCATTGTAGGCTTCAATAAAGAGGTAACTAAAGCACAATATCAAGAGGCTCTCAATAGTGGGAAACTCACAGAACTGCTTAATTATGAGGAGGTAAAAGCAGGTGATACTTTCTTTATCAAGACGGGAACTATCCACGCCATTGGCAAAGGTATTATCATTGCTGAAATACAACAAACGAGCGACATTACCTACCGTGTATACGACTTCAATCGCCGCGATAAGAATGGTAATCTGCGCGAATTGCATACTGAACTCGCTCTCGATGCCATCGACTACACTTATAGAAATGATTACAAAGTGAGGTACACCGACAACGAAGACGTAACGAATCCACTCGTCCATTGTCCCTATTTCATCACTGATTATCTACCGCTCACGAAGGATTTTAGCAAAGACCTCTCCGCTGATGATTCTTTCCATATCTATATGTGTGTCAAGGGCGAAGGAACTATTTCTGACGGTGAGGTAGCTTTGCCTATCCGCCAAGGAGAGACAGTTCTCTTTCCTGCTTCTTGCAACAAATTAGTGGTAAAAACCAAAGGAATTGATCTCTTAGAAGTAAGAATATAATACAACAAGAAACAACACTATAATACAACAAATATGTTATATCGTTCAAAAATCAAAGGATTAGGCTTCTATGTGCCTGAGAATGTAGTTACTAATGACGACCTTTCAAAGTTGATGGATACC from Capnocytophaga haemolytica harbors:
- a CDS encoding LolA family protein; protein product: MKHLILICTLLISSIVASQTLSSAEASEFKKKVVAKNKSIQTMQATFQQKKHLDFMSKDIETFGEMAFSKPDRLNWQYNKPYKYRVVFNKDHITINDEGNVSQLKADNKVFKRINNLIVSSVSGDIFSGKEFAITLSKAGNKVLARLIPKDKTLLKYMSEIHLYLASDYTVDTVKLIEPSKDYTEIIFTNKKLNTPINDNIFKM
- a CDS encoding type I phosphomannose isomerase catalytic subunit, whose protein sequence is MYPLKFQPILKERIWGGTKLKTLFNKPITTDITGESWEVSAVKGDISVVANGKFTGQSLQELIEQYPNELLGKHVHKAFGTDFPILIKFIDAREDLSIQVHPNDELAKKRHNSFGKTEMWYVLQADPDAHLIVGFNKEVTKAQYQEALNSGKLTELLNYEEVKAGDTFFIKTGTIHAIGKGIIIAEIQQTSDITYRVYDFNRRDKNGNLRELHTELALDAIDYTYRNDYKVRYTDNEDVTNPLVHCPYFITDYLPLTKDFSKDLSADDSFHIYMCVKGEGTISDGEVALPIRQGETVLFPASCNKLVVKTKGIDLLEVRI
- a CDS encoding 3-hydroxyacyl-ACP dehydratase — its product is MLDDFYTLNSLQPTTENDYICELTLNAAHPIFKGHFPDKPITPGVCMLQIIKNIVESITAHKLFLYKTVNVKFMALINPYENPELTLTLSILPYADGYQVKSTTSFGDTVALKLTNYYNKV